One genomic window of Phycisphaerales bacterium includes the following:
- a CDS encoding TlpA disulfide reductase family protein, producing the protein MSIRSLIRPITRRPMLAIAMLLGALGLALLPACASPPVQRGSPDWTPDIPPLGVGDPAPAFEVDHWIREPHAMPFDGESIYVVEFWATWCGSCIAGFPELAELQAEHADEGVVVIAATNADDWGCTLESATAMAMDPERRMEFGVAFLDDKRLYDAWAGAAGHRGIPTALVVDRSGRLVYVGYERPAHEVVEELLAGTFDMQAAIERHEKVMITSATIERYEALLEAGDPGASAFAWAALEGPTGEVSSGPMAIAELALDFTPDGMEPNLELALAAARRGYALRTDETDLWYDGTLAEAEFRAGNVGRAIEVIELALRQEDADGAWALREKLAAYRRAAAREG; encoded by the coding sequence ATGTCGATTCGTTCGTTGATCCGCCCCATCACCCGTCGCCCCATGCTCGCCATCGCCATGCTCCTCGGTGCGCTCGGCCTCGCCCTGCTGCCCGCCTGCGCCTCTCCGCCCGTGCAGCGGGGTTCGCCCGACTGGACCCCCGACATTCCGCCCCTGGGCGTCGGCGACCCCGCCCCCGCGTTCGAGGTCGACCACTGGATCCGCGAGCCGCACGCGATGCCGTTCGATGGCGAGTCGATCTACGTCGTCGAGTTCTGGGCGACGTGGTGCGGCTCGTGCATCGCCGGCTTCCCCGAGCTGGCCGAGCTGCAGGCCGAGCACGCCGACGAGGGCGTGGTCGTCATCGCGGCGACGAACGCCGACGATTGGGGCTGCACGCTCGAGTCGGCGACGGCCATGGCGATGGACCCAGAGCGCCGCATGGAGTTCGGCGTCGCGTTCCTGGACGACAAGCGGCTGTACGACGCGTGGGCCGGGGCGGCCGGGCACCGCGGCATCCCCACGGCCCTGGTCGTCGACCGCTCGGGCCGGCTGGTGTACGTGGGCTACGAGCGGCCCGCGCACGAGGTCGTCGAGGAATTGCTCGCCGGCACGTTCGACATGCAAGCGGCCATCGAGAGGCACGAGAAGGTCATGATCACGTCGGCCACCATCGAGCGCTACGAGGCGCTGCTCGAGGCCGGCGACCCCGGCGCGAGCGCCTTTGCGTGGGCCGCGCTCGAGGGACCGACCGGCGAGGTCTCCAGCGGCCCGATGGCCATCGCCGAGCTCGCGCTCGACTTTACGCCCGACGGGATGGAGCCCAACCTCGAACTCGCGCTCGCCGCCGCACGCCGCGGGTATGCGCTGCGCACCGACGAGACCGACCTGTGGTACGACGGCACGCTGGCCGAGGCCGAGTTCCGAGCGGGAAACGTCGGGCGGGCGATCGAGGTCATCGAGCTGGCCCTCCGCCAGGAAGACGCCGACGGCGCCTGGGCCCTGCGGGAGAAGCTCGCCGCGTATCGCCGGGCCGCGGCACGCGAGGGGTGA
- a CDS encoding Rho termination factor, whose product MAASKDHGPSIKDDEKYEALRDEGMSKEKAARIANADNPGEKGGKAEKYEDRTKDELLERAREIGIDGRSDMTKDELIEALRNH is encoded by the coding sequence ATGGCAGCCAGCAAGGACCACGGCCCGAGCATCAAGGACGACGAGAAGTATGAGGCCCTGCGCGACGAGGGGATGAGCAAGGAGAAGGCCGCCCGCATCGCCAACGCCGACAACCCCGGCGAGAAGGGCGGCAAGGCCGAGAAGTACGAGGACCGCACCAAGGACGAGCTGCTGGAGCGGGCCCGCGAGATCGGCATCGACGGGCGCAGCGACATGACCAAGGACGAGCTGATCGAGGCGCTCCGGAATCACTGA
- a CDS encoding flavin reductase family protein, producing MEFTPEDLAASDRYKLLIGLIVPRPIAFVSTVSVDGKPNLAPFSFFCGVGSEPMMLAFCPASDGAGKDKDTLKNCLPERDGGTGEFVVNVVTEAIARQMAACAEPLPHGESEFELSGLTPIASSVVKPPRVAECPAAFECVTRQVVRTNPGVPSSGNLVLGEVVRVHATDGLVNERHHADPARLAAFGRMGGPGYCTTRDRFELPWGKKALE from the coding sequence ATGGAGTTCACGCCCGAGGACCTGGCCGCGAGCGACCGTTACAAGCTGCTGATCGGCCTGATCGTGCCGAGGCCGATCGCCTTCGTCTCGACGGTGTCGGTCGATGGCAAGCCGAACCTCGCGCCCTTCAGCTTCTTCTGCGGCGTGGGCAGCGAGCCCATGATGCTCGCGTTCTGCCCGGCGAGCGATGGTGCGGGCAAGGACAAGGACACGCTCAAGAATTGCCTGCCGGAGCGCGACGGCGGCACGGGCGAGTTCGTCGTCAACGTCGTCACCGAAGCCATTGCCCGCCAGATGGCCGCGTGCGCCGAGCCCTTGCCGCACGGCGAGAGCGAGTTCGAGCTGTCGGGCCTGACGCCGATCGCCAGCAGCGTCGTCAAGCCGCCCAGGGTCGCCGAGTGCCCGGCGGCATTCGAGTGCGTCACGCGACAGGTCGTGCGCACGAACCCGGGCGTTCCCTCCTCTGGCAACCTCGTGCTGGGCGAGGTCGTCCGCGTGCACGCGACCGACGGGCTCGTCAACGAGCGGCACCACGCCGACCCGGCGAGGCTCGCCGCGTTCGGACGCATGGGCGGGCCGGGTTATTGCACGACGCGGGACCGGTTCGAGCTGCCGTGGGGCAAGAAGGCGCTCGAGTAG
- a CDS encoding transglutaminase domain-containing protein encodes MFASFSSIRFVAAVAGMTVASSVLAQGVLRQGESRDWTIRFRVNIRAWQDFGSVEQQRGASRDTWAFDQATVVVPVLERTSLHRVHENRVDMKVRVDDRDATPASTDPFVRLNNKHAGSRYLGFAIAEGTARDISVVTEIGITSYDVTVNDERAIAVEWPVGDWPEDALSALDPQVGIELGLDGEEYRGLDRVSGSIDNLIERLGTSPRNVPPYLVAKYLTGAVWAHIRSRTGNGLNTARTGEIEGLEVHGVPTTFVRRRGNQFDTCAVLVYAMRRAGLPARMVIGIIADARADDEDVLTQRNDREGEIISWVEFALVENGRTTWIPVDFNGMMRSSSRAPDISDVEVLRKPWDGFGTIDDTRYWAPFAHHVHPPVTVKAYGSPGFWGIFAEPAEPSRAEQMIMFDVTSTPKTAESRRETREQGGGGDTPRRRRR; translated from the coding sequence ATGTTCGCATCGTTCTCATCGATCCGCTTCGTCGCCGCGGTTGCCGGCATGACCGTCGCCAGCAGCGTGCTGGCCCAGGGCGTGCTCCGCCAGGGCGAGAGCCGCGACTGGACGATCCGCTTCCGCGTCAACATCCGCGCGTGGCAAGACTTTGGCAGCGTCGAGCAGCAGCGCGGCGCCTCGCGCGACACCTGGGCGTTCGACCAGGCGACCGTGGTCGTGCCCGTGCTCGAGCGGACGAGCCTGCACCGCGTGCACGAGAACCGCGTCGACATGAAGGTCCGCGTCGACGACCGAGACGCGACCCCCGCGAGCACCGACCCGTTCGTCCGCCTGAACAACAAGCACGCCGGCTCGCGCTACCTGGGCTTCGCCATCGCCGAGGGCACGGCCCGCGACATCTCGGTGGTCACCGAAATCGGCATCACCTCGTACGACGTGACGGTGAACGACGAGCGCGCCATCGCGGTCGAGTGGCCGGTTGGCGACTGGCCCGAAGATGCGCTCAGCGCCCTCGACCCCCAGGTCGGCATCGAGCTGGGTTTGGACGGCGAGGAATACCGCGGCCTCGACCGCGTCTCGGGGTCGATCGACAACCTCATCGAGCGCCTGGGCACGAGCCCGAGGAACGTGCCGCCCTATCTCGTCGCGAAGTACCTGACCGGCGCGGTGTGGGCCCACATCCGCTCGCGGACGGGCAACGGCTTGAACACGGCGCGTACCGGCGAGATCGAGGGCCTGGAGGTCCACGGCGTGCCCACCACGTTCGTCCGCCGCCGCGGCAACCAGTTCGATACGTGCGCGGTGCTCGTGTACGCGATGCGGCGGGCCGGGCTGCCGGCGCGCATGGTCATCGGCATCATCGCCGATGCACGGGCCGACGACGAAGACGTGCTCACGCAGCGCAACGACCGCGAGGGCGAGATCATCTCGTGGGTCGAGTTCGCGCTGGTCGAGAACGGGCGGACGACGTGGATCCCCGTCGACTTCAACGGCATGATGCGCTCGTCCAGCCGCGCGCCCGACATCTCCGACGTCGAGGTGCTGCGCAAGCCCTGGGACGGCTTCGGCACCATCGACGACACGCGTTACTGGGCGCCCTTCGCCCACCACGTGCACCCGCCGGTGACGGTCAAGGCCTACGGCAGCCCGGGCTTCTGGGGCATCTTCGCCGAGCCGGCCGAGCCCAGCCGGGCCGAGCAGATGATCATGTTCGACGTGACGAGCACGCCCAAGACGGCCGAGTCCCGCCGCGAGACGCGCGAGCAGGGCGGCGGCGGCGACACGCCCCGACGCCGCCGTCGCTAG
- a CDS encoding class II fumarate hydratase, whose protein sequence is MTASSTLTASKTRTEKDSMGTMEVPGDVLYGASTQRAVLNFPISGRPVPMPIVRAYGMLKAACARANAELGLVDQDRSTAIERACEAIVGGLKDHGGLERHFPVDVFQTGSGTSTNMNANEVIANLVCLERGAPIGSSKDQAYLDAGGVHPNDHANYGQSSNDTFPTAMHVAAAVAIKDDLLPALDRLASALEAKAKAWDGVVKIGRTHLQDATPIRLGQEFSGYARQVRQGITRLERALETLAELPLGGTAVGTGINTHARFGSLVAKELSKATGCDFREAENHFEAQHAKDAFVETSGHLRTIAVSMSKIANDVRWLGSGPRCGIGELKLPAVQPGSSIMPGKVNPVICEAVVMVCCQVVGNDAAVALGGLGGVGSLLDLNVAMPMMAANVLDSVELLANGSDVFREKLVEGLEPDEERCAALIEGSLAMCTSLAPVIGYDQAAAIAKEAFASGKTVRQIATEKNVLPQDELDKLLDARSMTEPEG, encoded by the coding sequence ATGACCGCATCGAGCACGCTGACCGCTTCGAAGACCCGCACCGAGAAGGACTCCATGGGCACGATGGAGGTGCCGGGCGACGTGCTCTACGGCGCCAGCACGCAGCGGGCCGTGCTCAACTTCCCGATCAGCGGCCGACCCGTGCCGATGCCGATCGTCCGGGCCTACGGCATGCTCAAGGCCGCCTGTGCGCGCGCTAACGCGGAGCTCGGCCTGGTCGATCAGGACCGCTCCACCGCCATCGAGCGCGCGTGCGAGGCCATCGTCGGCGGGCTGAAGGACCACGGCGGGCTCGAGCGACACTTCCCCGTCGACGTCTTCCAGACCGGCAGCGGCACCAGCACCAACATGAACGCCAACGAGGTGATCGCCAACCTCGTGTGCCTGGAGCGCGGCGCGCCCATCGGCAGCTCGAAGGACCAGGCCTACCTCGACGCCGGCGGCGTGCACCCCAACGACCACGCCAACTACGGGCAGTCGTCCAACGACACCTTCCCCACCGCCATGCACGTGGCCGCCGCGGTCGCGATCAAGGATGACCTGCTGCCCGCGCTCGACCGCCTTGCAAGCGCGCTCGAGGCCAAGGCCAAGGCCTGGGACGGCGTCGTCAAGATCGGCCGCACGCACCTGCAGGACGCCACGCCCATCCGACTGGGCCAGGAGTTCAGCGGCTATGCGCGGCAGGTGCGCCAGGGCATCACCCGGCTCGAGCGCGCCCTCGAGACGCTGGCCGAGCTGCCACTGGGCGGCACGGCCGTCGGCACGGGCATCAATACCCACGCACGCTTCGGCTCGCTCGTCGCCAAGGAACTGAGCAAGGCGACCGGCTGCGACTTCCGCGAAGCCGAGAACCACTTCGAGGCCCAGCACGCCAAGGACGCGTTCGTCGAGACGTCCGGCCACCTGCGCACCATCGCGGTCAGCATGAGCAAGATCGCCAACGACGTGCGCTGGCTCGGCAGCGGGCCGCGCTGCGGCATCGGCGAGCTGAAGCTGCCGGCCGTGCAGCCGGGCTCGAGCATCATGCCCGGCAAGGTCAATCCGGTGATCTGCGAAGCGGTCGTGATGGTGTGCTGCCAGGTGGTGGGCAACGACGCGGCGGTCGCCTTGGGCGGGCTAGGCGGCGTCGGCAGCCTGCTGGACCTCAACGTCGCGATGCCGATGATGGCCGCCAACGTGCTCGATTCGGTCGAACTGCTGGCCAACGGCAGCGACGTGTTCCGCGAGAAGCTCGTCGAGGGCCTCGAGCCGGATGAAGAGCGGTGCGCGGCCCTGATCGAGGGCAGCCTGGCGATGTGCACGAGCCTGGCGCCCGTCATCGGCTACGACCAGGCCGCCGCCATCGCCAAGGAGGCCTTCGCTTCCGGCAAGACCGTGCGGCAGATCGCCACCGAGAAGAACGTGCTGCCCCAGGACGAACTCGACAAGCTACTGGACGCCCGGAGCATGACCGAGCCGGAGGGCTGA
- a CDS encoding UbiA family prenyltransferase: MPSAAYAAGVSAGTLAMVGAAGTGTQVLGIALVTCIAWMAHLLDRAKPLARWHDPADRMADAARDAWVVRRRRWLNAAAMASGASACVLALVIEPWLVVLVPIGAASVLIYGARTSESRRTRPKDVLIFKNALTGLAYATLVGCVLWAVLPERAGLWVSLAMVALLVAADAMLSDIDDTPADATFGTRTVSVLAGRRWATCIGLALHGVAALLWGVLGTGSGRAFAYGMPLTAAALVVAPTLRRAIDLRAGVLGVAALAWLVLRS; encoded by the coding sequence GTGCCGTCGGCGGCGTACGCGGCCGGGGTGTCGGCGGGCACGCTGGCGATGGTGGGCGCCGCAGGCACGGGGACGCAGGTTCTTGGCATCGCCCTGGTCACGTGCATCGCATGGATGGCGCACCTGCTCGACCGAGCCAAGCCGCTGGCTCGGTGGCACGACCCGGCCGACCGCATGGCCGACGCCGCGCGCGACGCGTGGGTGGTGCGTCGGCGTCGCTGGCTGAACGCCGCGGCGATGGCGTCGGGGGCGAGCGCGTGCGTGCTCGCGCTCGTCATCGAGCCGTGGCTCGTCGTGCTCGTGCCCATCGGCGCCGCGTCGGTCCTGATCTATGGCGCGCGAACGAGCGAGAGCCGACGCACCCGGCCCAAGGACGTGCTGATCTTCAAGAACGCGCTGACCGGGCTGGCGTACGCCACGCTCGTGGGGTGCGTGCTGTGGGCGGTGCTGCCCGAGCGGGCCGGGCTCTGGGTCTCGCTGGCGATGGTCGCCCTGCTGGTTGCGGCCGACGCGATGCTCAGCGACATCGACGACACGCCCGCCGACGCGACCTTCGGCACGCGCACGGTCTCGGTGCTCGCGGGCCGGCGATGGGCGACCTGCATCGGCCTGGCCCTCCACGGCGTCGCGGCCCTGCTGTGGGGGGTTCTCGGAACCGGCTCGGGAAGGGCCTTTGCATACGGGATGCCACTGACGGCCGCCGCCCTCGTGGTCGCCCCCACGCTGCGGAGGGCGATCGACCTGCGGGCGGGCGTGCTCGGGGTGGCTGCGCTCGCGTGGCTCGTTCTGCGCTCGTAA
- a CDS encoding YcfL family protein, producing MTTKLSMNRALLAACLVGALLASGCARWQPRVNTTQEAEREGKPQQIEDARLIWDKDLARAVQLVGLIEGTAPNGFKKIEAELFNATRQRMAIRYRFEWFDAEGFAVAAPMDGFRDRALLSGERTRITAVAPNAQAVDFELEIIGAP from the coding sequence ATGACAACGAAGCTATCCATGAACCGAGCCTTGCTCGCGGCGTGCCTCGTCGGTGCGCTGCTGGCCTCGGGCTGCGCGCGGTGGCAGCCGCGCGTGAACACCACGCAAGAGGCCGAACGCGAGGGCAAGCCCCAGCAAATCGAGGACGCCCGGCTGATCTGGGACAAGGACCTGGCCAGGGCCGTGCAGCTCGTCGGGCTGATCGAGGGCACGGCACCGAACGGCTTCAAGAAGATCGAGGCCGAGCTGTTCAACGCGACGCGGCAGCGGATGGCGATCCGGTACCGCTTCGAGTGGTTCGACGCGGAGGGCTTCGCCGTCGCCGCGCCCATGGATGGATTCCGTGATCGTGCGCTGCTGTCGGGCGAGCGCACGCGCATCACCGCCGTGGCGCCCAACGCCCAGGCGGTCGACTTCGAGCTCGAGATCATCGGCGCCCCGTAA
- a CDS encoding serine hydrolase domain-containing protein: MLKLLAGCCVAVGVGLATPAVAWSQEAPVVAEAPAWHAAVDQAVRDEMERQELVGVAIGVIREGRIAYTAGYGLADRENEVPVTEDTMFRWASISKPVTAVAAMQLVERGELDLRADVRDHVLAFPDKGTAITTEQLLSHLSGIVHYSNGPVIRRPREYDSANPYESVILALDRFALSPLVSEPGERYNYSTHAYILASAVVERAGEGTFWEQVQSRICEPLGLQTLQPDYQWVDIPNRAVGYRKIGDHVFRSTNTDVSWKLGGGGFISNVHDLARFAAALMNHELVGEATSQDMWTERLDREGASRNYGLGLNVSRPNGNLRIAHNGSQEKARTRMMFYPELRHGVVVMSNTVHADPGAITTAIYRAINESEDVDAGAAQNLESVGP; this comes from the coding sequence ATGCTGAAGCTGCTTGCAGGGTGTTGTGTCGCTGTCGGCGTTGGCCTGGCGACGCCGGCGGTCGCGTGGTCGCAGGAGGCCCCGGTCGTTGCCGAGGCGCCGGCGTGGCATGCGGCGGTCGATCAAGCCGTCCGCGACGAGATGGAGCGGCAGGAGCTCGTGGGCGTCGCCATCGGTGTCATCCGCGAGGGACGCATCGCGTACACCGCGGGCTACGGGCTGGCGGATCGCGAGAACGAAGTGCCGGTCACCGAGGACACGATGTTCCGCTGGGCGTCGATCTCGAAGCCCGTGACGGCGGTGGCGGCGATGCAGCTCGTCGAGCGCGGCGAGCTCGACCTACGCGCCGACGTGCGTGACCACGTGCTCGCGTTTCCGGACAAGGGCACGGCGATCACGACCGAGCAGTTGCTCAGCCACCTTAGCGGCATCGTGCACTACAGCAACGGGCCGGTGATCCGCCGGCCTCGGGAGTACGACTCAGCCAACCCGTACGAGAGCGTGATCCTGGCGCTGGATCGCTTTGCACTGTCGCCGCTGGTGAGCGAGCCGGGCGAGCGGTACAACTACAGCACGCACGCGTACATCCTGGCGAGCGCGGTGGTCGAGCGGGCGGGCGAGGGGACGTTCTGGGAGCAGGTGCAAAGCCGCATCTGCGAGCCGCTGGGGCTTCAGACGCTGCAGCCCGACTACCAGTGGGTCGACATCCCCAATCGGGCGGTCGGCTATCGCAAGATCGGCGACCACGTCTTCAGGAGCACGAACACCGACGTGAGCTGGAAGCTCGGCGGGGGCGGGTTCATCTCCAACGTGCACGACCTGGCACGCTTCGCCGCGGCGCTCATGAACCACGAGCTGGTCGGCGAAGCGACGAGCCAGGACATGTGGACCGAGCGGCTCGATCGCGAGGGTGCGTCGCGAAACTACGGGCTGGGGCTGAACGTCTCGCGCCCCAACGGCAACCTGCGCATCGCCCACAACGGATCGCAAGAGAAGGCCCGCACGCGGATGATGTTCTATCCCGAGCTGCGCCACGGCGTGGTCGTCATGAGCAATACCGTGCATGCAGACCCGGGCGCGATCACCACGGCGATCTACCGGGCGATCAACGAATCAGAAGACGTTGATGCGGGTGCCGCTCAGAACCTCGAGAGCGTCGGCCCGTAG
- a CDS encoding M14 family metallopeptidase: MRAIAASVLGLSACVLAPLAITPNAIAQGTLGASDVSPNPDVPYEYFGGLRFDPAIPTPEGTLGYKVGERFTRHHDRVAFSKALAEASDRVRFTEYGRSHQDRPLITLTISSPENLQRLDEILAANAELREADTLSAARRDEIIESNPAIIFYSFGVHGNEASCGEISMQFAYTLAAATNDEVSDILDNCVIVIDPQVNPDGQSRYVAWYENAMGIEPDPNPDAFEHQEPWPSGRSNHYLFDLNRDLVWGVHPESRGRLAAMRRYLPQLHLDYHEQGFTSPYFFGEGDTPYNKNISQETKDWIALYGRANAEAFDEGGIVYATRERFDYLYPGYGKVLPVYHGAIGLLLEKAGHGRAGLGIRVSDQYILTLPERVRDHFVTAMNYAEVTAENRQGQLERFARFWAEGAVGDGPGPRAFAISAGNDPAVLKKVWDFCLMHGIEVERLTEGLTTSAFMTYDTGEIVEDLELPEGTWIIDARQPMSALVRTMFERVTEVENPDTYDITAWSLPISFGVHAWLSDDFLDASTEPVTRYAPPTARLTGNGGVALLIDSSHHNFPVAVGHAVEHDIFCRVLGDAVEVDGNTFARGSLLVHLIRNPDRDLEAFVRDVLASGVSVHRASEGFTTSGPMLGNNANPILRLPKVLLATGPGTSSLSAGQHWHMLDITFPFPYSRVDTSDLGRVDLSDYSVIVLPSMGGLSNSAAENIGRWIRGGGAVVASDGAAGWALREIAGAERDDRDDDDDEAKANTKTWAEREDASVARRVAGAMALTRLDRTHPLTSGLRDHQSWMGVLVRGMSDLPMRDSAYVVARYDETNPIISGPVSQENQDRMAGEPFIIHHRVGSGSVIVFADDVTIRGFHHAGMRLLMNAIIYGPTLSRF, encoded by the coding sequence ATGCGTGCAATCGCCGCTAGTGTGCTGGGTCTTTCTGCGTGCGTGCTGGCCCCGCTGGCCATCACACCCAACGCCATCGCGCAGGGAACGCTCGGCGCCAGCGACGTCTCGCCCAACCCCGACGTGCCCTACGAGTACTTCGGCGGGCTGCGGTTCGACCCGGCCATCCCCACGCCCGAGGGCACCCTGGGCTACAAGGTCGGCGAACGCTTCACGCGCCACCACGACCGCGTCGCCTTCTCGAAGGCGCTCGCCGAAGCCAGCGATCGCGTGCGGTTCACCGAGTACGGCCGGTCTCACCAGGACCGCCCGCTCATCACGCTCACGATCTCGAGCCCGGAGAACCTTCAGCGCCTCGACGAGATCCTGGCCGCCAACGCCGAGCTGCGCGAAGCCGACACGCTCAGCGCCGCCCGCCGCGACGAAATCATCGAGAGCAACCCAGCCATCATCTTCTACAGCTTCGGCGTGCACGGCAACGAAGCAAGCTGCGGCGAGATCTCGATGCAGTTTGCCTACACCCTCGCCGCCGCGACCAACGACGAGGTCAGCGACATCCTCGACAACTGCGTGATCGTCATCGATCCGCAGGTGAACCCCGACGGCCAGAGCCGCTACGTTGCGTGGTACGAGAACGCGATGGGCATCGAGCCCGACCCCAACCCCGACGCCTTCGAGCATCAGGAGCCCTGGCCCAGCGGCCGGAGCAACCACTACCTGTTCGACCTCAACCGCGACCTCGTCTGGGGCGTGCATCCCGAGAGTCGGGGCCGTCTGGCCGCCATGCGTCGCTACCTGCCGCAGCTCCACCTGGACTACCACGAGCAGGGCTTCACCAGCCCCTACTTCTTCGGCGAGGGCGACACGCCCTACAACAAGAACATCTCCCAGGAAACCAAGGACTGGATCGCTTTGTACGGCCGCGCCAACGCCGAGGCCTTCGACGAGGGCGGCATCGTCTACGCCACCCGCGAGCGCTTCGACTACCTCTATCCCGGTTACGGCAAGGTGCTGCCGGTCTACCACGGCGCCATCGGCCTCTTGCTCGAGAAGGCCGGCCACGGGCGCGCCGGGCTGGGCATCCGCGTGAGCGACCAGTACATCCTCACGCTGCCCGAGCGCGTACGCGATCACTTCGTGACGGCGATGAACTACGCCGAGGTCACCGCCGAGAACCGCCAGGGCCAACTCGAGCGCTTCGCCAGGTTCTGGGCCGAGGGCGCCGTCGGCGACGGCCCAGGCCCGCGCGCCTTCGCCATCTCGGCGGGCAACGACCCGGCCGTGCTCAAGAAGGTCTGGGACTTCTGCCTCATGCACGGCATCGAGGTCGAGCGGCTGACCGAGGGCCTGACCACCAGCGCCTTCATGACGTACGACACGGGCGAGATCGTCGAAGATCTCGAATTGCCCGAGGGCACCTGGATCATCGACGCCCGCCAGCCCATGTCCGCCCTCGTGCGCACCATGTTCGAGCGCGTCACCGAGGTCGAGAACCCCGACACGTACGACATCACCGCATGGAGCCTGCCGATCAGCTTCGGCGTGCACGCCTGGCTGAGCGATGACTTCCTCGACGCAAGCACCGAGCCCGTGACCCGCTACGCGCCGCCCACGGCTCGCCTTACTGGCAACGGCGGCGTCGCGCTGCTCATCGACTCGAGCCACCACAACTTCCCCGTCGCGGTGGGGCATGCCGTCGAGCACGACATCTTCTGTCGCGTGCTCGGAGATGCCGTCGAGGTCGACGGCAATACCTTCGCCCGCGGCAGCCTGCTGGTACACCTCATCCGCAACCCCGACCGCGACCTCGAGGCCTTCGTGCGCGACGTGCTCGCAAGCGGTGTCAGCGTGCACCGTGCCAGCGAGGGCTTCACCACCAGCGGCCCCATGCTGGGCAACAACGCCAACCCCATCTTGCGGCTGCCCAAGGTGCTGCTGGCCACCGGCCCGGGCACGAGCAGCCTGAGCGCGGGCCAGCACTGGCACATGCTCGACATCACCTTCCCCTTCCCCTACTCGCGCGTCGACACGAGCGACCTCGGCCGCGTCGACCTGAGCGACTACAGCGTCATCGTGCTGCCATCGATGGGCGGGCTCTCGAACAGCGCTGCCGAGAACATCGGCCGCTGGATCCGCGGTGGTGGGGCCGTGGTGGCCAGCGACGGCGCCGCGGGCTGGGCGCTCCGTGAGATCGCCGGCGCCGAGCGAGACGATCGCGACGACGATGACGACGAGGCTAAGGCCAATACCAAGACCTGGGCCGAGCGCGAGGACGCGTCGGTTGCCCGCCGAGTCGCCGGTGCGATGGCGCTGACGCGGCTCGACCGCACCCACCCGCTCACCTCGGGCCTGCGAGACCACCAGAGCTGGATGGGCGTGCTCGTCCGCGGCATGAGCGACCTGCCCATGCGAGACAGTGCCTACGTCGTAGCCCGCTACGACGAGACCAACCCCATCATCTCGGGCCCCGTGAGCCAAGAGAACCAGGACCGCATGGCCGGCGAGCCGTTCATCATCCATCACCGCGTCGGCAGCGGGTCGGTCATCGTCTTCGCCGACGACGTCACCATCCGAGGATTCCACCACGCCGGCATGCGGCTGCTGATGAACGCGATCATCTACGGGCCGACGCTCTCGAGGTTCTGA
- a CDS encoding queuosine precursor transporter, whose protein sequence is MATPDETRATLPSHQHGYDGLAELDEATLYRRREGVFLVLAGLFLASLAMLNILGISRFIKLGEVSVGSGPDPLTLTFAVAVGVLPYPITFLCTDFISELYGRRRANDVVWMGLVVNLWVIGVLWFGGVLPGFEAVDPEKGELARDAAGRLPVFFEVRSLAFAAVLASMIAYLVAQLVDVQVFHFWKRLTNGKHLWLRNNGSTLVSQLVDTVAVILITYFIANGLPVDESRAIAPQLLLFVATGYAFKLVAALVDTVPFYIGSRWLARYLRLPPADGPPSPPVGAAVEAGVG, encoded by the coding sequence ATGGCGACGCCCGACGAAACCCGCGCCACGCTGCCCAGCCACCAGCACGGCTATGACGGGCTGGCCGAGCTGGACGAGGCCACGCTGTACCGCCGGCGCGAGGGCGTGTTCCTGGTGTTGGCCGGATTGTTCCTCGCGTCCCTGGCCATGCTGAACATCCTGGGCATCAGCCGCTTCATCAAGCTGGGCGAGGTCAGCGTCGGCTCGGGCCCCGACCCGCTCACGCTCACCTTCGCCGTCGCGGTGGGCGTGCTGCCCTACCCCATCACCTTCTTGTGCACCGACTTCATCAGCGAGCTCTACGGCCGACGCCGCGCCAATGACGTCGTCTGGATGGGGCTGGTGGTCAACCTGTGGGTCATCGGTGTGCTCTGGTTCGGAGGCGTGCTCCCCGGCTTCGAGGCGGTCGATCCCGAGAAGGGCGAGCTGGCGAGGGACGCCGCCGGGCGCCTGCCGGTCTTCTTCGAGGTCCGCTCGCTGGCGTTCGCGGCCGTGCTTGCATCCATGATCGCCTACCTCGTGGCCCAGCTCGTCGACGTCCAGGTCTTCCACTTCTGGAAGCGGCTGACCAACGGCAAGCACCTGTGGCTACGCAACAACGGCAGCACGCTGGTCAGCCAGCTCGTCGACACCGTCGCGGTCATCCTCATCACCTACTTCATCGCCAACGGGTTACCGGTCGATGAGAGCCGCGCCATCGCCCCGCAATTGCTGCTGTTCGTGGCCACGGGGTACGCTTTCAAGCTGGTGGCGGCGCTGGTGGACACCGTGCCGTTCTATATTGGTTCCAGGTGGCTGGCCCGGTACCTCCGGCTGCCGCCCGCCGATGGCCCGCCATCGCCGCCCGTGGGCGCAGCGGTCGAGGCCGGAGTGGGCTGA